A window of the Chionomys nivalis chromosome 25, mChiNiv1.1, whole genome shotgun sequence genome harbors these coding sequences:
- the LOC130866170 gene encoding olfactory receptor 142-like codes for MGKANNVTELIITGLFQDPEVQKVCFVLFLPVYLATVLGNGLIVTIVSVSKSLRSPMYIFLSSLSLVEICYSSTVVPKFITDLLAKVKTISLKGCLTQIFFFHFWGVAEIFLLVVMAYDRYVAICKPLHYMNIMSHQVCHMLVGVSWLGGFLHSLIQVLITIQLPFCGPNVIDHYFCDLQPLFKLACTDTFVESVTVMANSGLIALCSFLVLVSSYIIILVNLRNHSAEGRRKALSTCASHITVVILFFGPAIFLYMRPSSTFTEDKLVAVFYTVITPMLNPIIYTLRNSEVKNAMRKLWTRRVSQSLSKTSGHCHRAKYCWEREA; via the exons ATGGGCAAGGCAAATAATGTGACTGAACTGATCATCACTGGCCTTTTCCAGGATCCAGAGGTGCAGAAGGTGTGCTTTGTGCTGTTCCTTCCCGTGTATCTGGCCACAGTGCTGGGCAATGGCCTCATTGTCACAATAGTCAGTGTCAGTAAGAGTCTGCGTTCTCCCATGTACATCTTCCTCAGCTCCTTGTCCCTGGTGGAGATCTGTTACTCCTCTACTGTTGTTCCTAAGTTCATCACTGACTTACTTGCCAAAGTTAAAACCATCTCCCTGAAGGGCTGTCTGACTCAGatattctttttccatttttgggGAGTTGCTGAGATATTTTTGCTTGTGGTGatggcctatgatcgctatgtggccatctgcaaacCTCTTCACTATATGAATATCATGAGTCATCAAGTGTGTCACATGCTGGTGGGTGTTTCGTGGCTGGGGGGCTTTTTGCATTCTCTAATTCAGGTTCTTATCACTATTCAGTTGCCCTTCTGTGGTCCCAATGTGATTGATCACTACTTTTGTGATCTCCAGCCGCTATTCAAGCTGGCTTGCACTGATACCTTTGTGGAGAGTGTCACTGTAATGGCTAATAGTGGCTTAATTGCTCTGTGTTCCTTCCTCGTCTTGGTGTCTTCCTATATCATTATCCTTGTCAACTTGAGAAATCATTCTGCAGAGGGGAGGCGCAAGGCCCTTTCCACCTGTGCCTCTCACATTACTGTGGTCATCTTGTTCTTTGGACCTGCCATATTCCTCTACATGCGGCCTTCCTCTACTTTTACTGAAGACAAACTTGTGGCTGTTTTCTACACAGTCATCACCCCCATGCTAAACCCCATCATCTACACACTCAGAAATTCAGAGGTGAAAAATGCCATGAGAAAGTTGTGG ACCCGTCGAGTCAGTCAGTCACTCAGCAAAACCAGTGGACATTGCCACAGAGCAAAATATTGCTGGGAACGCGAGGCCTGA
- the LOC130866252 gene encoding olfactory receptor 4X2-like: MANIHNVTEFIFLGLSPNQEVQRVCFVIFLLLYTAIVLGNLLMVVTVAASRSLESPMYFFLSSLSFVEICYSSTTVPKLIFDLLAQKKSISVWGCMTQLFFMHFFGGIEMFLLTVMAYDRYVAICKPLHYTSIMNRQVCAVLVGTAWMGGFVHSIAQILLIFHLPFCGPNIIDHYFCDVLPLLKLACSDTFLNGLLIVANGGTLSVISFVILLASYVIILFHLRTQSSEGRRKALSTCGSHVTVVVLFFAPCVFIYLRPSATLPVDKMVTVFYTVITPLFNPIIYSLRNAEVKKAMKILWIRTVKVDKK; this comes from the coding sequence ATGGCTAACATACACAATGTAACTGAGTTCATTTTTCTGGGACTCTCTCCCAATCAAGAGGTGCAGAGAGTTTGCTTTGtgatatttctgctcttgtacACAGCCATTGTGCTGGGGAATCTCCTCATGGTGGTCACTGTCGCAGCCAGCAGAAGTCTTGAatctcccatgtacttcttccttagCTCCCTCTCCTTTGTGGAGATCTGCTACTCCTCTACAACAGTGCCCAAACTCATCTTTGATCTCCTAGCTCAGAAGAAATCCATATCTGTATGGGGCTGCATGACACAGCTTTTCTTCATGCACTTCTTCGGTGGTATTGAGATGTTCCTGCTCACggtgatggcctatgaccgctatgtggccatctgcaagccCCTGCACTACACCAGTATCATGAACCGACAGGTGTGTGCTGTCCTTGTGGGAACAGCATGGATGGGAGGCTTTGTGCATTCTATTGCCCAGATTCTTCTCATCTTTCACTTACCTTTCTGTGGTCCCAATATCATTGACCATTATTTCTGTGATGTGCTTCCTCTGCTGAAACTTGCCTGCTCAGATACCTTCCTCAATGGCCTGCTGATTGTTGCCAATGGGGGAACATTGTCTGTGATCAGTTTTGTGATCCTCTTAGCATCCTATGTGATTATCTTGTTTCATCTGAGAACTCAGAGTTCTGAGGGGCGGCGCAAAGCTCTGTCCACCTGTGGGTCCCATGTCACTGTAGTTGTCTTATTCTTTGCACCCTGCGTCTTTATCTATCTGAGACCGTCAGCCACTTTGCCTGTAGACAAGATGGTAACTGTGTTCTACACAGTGATAACTCCTCTCTTCAACCCTATCATCTATTCCCTAAGAAATGCAGAAGTGAAGAAAGCCATGAAGATTCTATGGATCAGGACAGTGAAAGTAGATAAAAAATAG